In one window of Saprospiraceae bacterium DNA:
- the fsa gene encoding fructose-6-phosphate aldolase produces the protein MLFFIDTANLDHIREAAELGILDGVTTNPSLMAKEGISGEKNILKHYRTICGIVGQGRDVSAEVIATDFKGMVAEGKQLADIHENIVVKVPMIKDGVKALAYFTEAGIRTNCTLVFSAGQAILAAKAGATYVSPFIGRIDDIGWDGMKLIREINQIYTAQAYETAILAASIRQPLHIVQSAKAGADVVTCPLSAIMGLFNHPLTDIGLEKFLADYKKVNG, from the coding sequence ATGCTTTTTTTCATAGACACTGCCAACCTCGACCACATCCGCGAAGCTGCCGAACTGGGCATTCTCGACGGCGTGACCACCAATCCCTCGCTCATGGCAAAAGAGGGTATTTCTGGTGAAAAAAATATCTTGAAACACTATCGCACCATTTGTGGAATCGTGGGGCAAGGCCGCGACGTGAGTGCCGAAGTGATTGCAACCGACTTCAAAGGCATGGTCGCCGAAGGCAAGCAACTCGCCGACATTCACGAGAACATTGTGGTGAAGGTGCCGATGATTAAGGACGGCGTGAAGGCATTGGCATATTTCACGGAAGCTGGCATCAGGACGAATTGCACGCTGGTTTTTTCGGCGGGCCAAGCGATTCTGGCTGCCAAAGCGGGTGCCACTTATGTGTCGCCGTTCATCGGGCGTATTGACGACATCGGCTGGGATGGCATGAAGCTTATCCGCGAAATCAACCAGATTTACACGGCGCAGGCTTACGAGACGGCCATTCTCGCGGCCAGCATTCGCCAGCCGCTGCACATCGTTCAATCCGCCAAAGCGGGTGCCGATGTGGTGACTTGCCCCCTTTCAGCCATTATGGGTTTGTTCAATCACCCCCTGACGGACATCGGGCTGGAGAAGTTTTTGGCTGACTACAAAAAGGTGAATGGGTGA
- a CDS encoding T9SS type A sorting domain-containing protein, whose translation MRVLDASLLSIAPNPARVTVSLALEGAAAGDRPVRFSIHNLLGQELWSARSASGREEVWLSGWLAGAYIARAESAGGVAARVFVKE comes from the coding sequence TTGCGCGTGCTCGACGCCTCCCTGCTTTCCATTGCGCCCAACCCCGCCCGCGTCACCGTGTCGCTGGCGCTCGAAGGGGCGGCGGCGGGTGACAGGCCCGTCCGATTTTCCATCCACAATCTGCTGGGGCAGGAGTTGTGGTCGGCGCGGTCCGCGTCGGGTCGGGAGGAGGTGTGGTTGTCGGGCTGGCTGGCGGGGGCCTACATCGCGCGGGCGGAGTCGGCGGGGGGTGTGGCGGCGCGGGTGTTTGTGAAGGAGTGA
- a CDS encoding SDR family oxidoreductase, translated as MIFSLQNKTAVVTGGGSGIGLAIAKVFAQQGARVHILDWDAEHAREAVADSSEKIFVHPCDVSQQAAVVAVFENLERVDILVNNAGIAHIGNAENTQEADFDRLFQVNVKGVYNCLYAALPLMKAQGGGVILNMASIASSVGLADRFAYSMTKGAVKTMTLSVAKDFIRHNIRCNSISPARVHTPFVDGFLSKNYPGREQEMFEKLAHSQPIGRMATPEEVAYLALYLCSDEAAFITGVDHLIDGGFVYLGSGNT; from the coding sequence ATGATTTTCAGTCTGCAAAACAAGACAGCCGTCGTCACGGGCGGCGGCAGCGGCATCGGTCTGGCGATTGCCAAAGTGTTTGCCCAGCAAGGGGCGAGGGTTCACATTTTGGATTGGGACGCGGAGCATGCACGCGAAGCCGTTGCCGATTCTTCCGAAAAAATCTTTGTTCACCCATGCGACGTGAGCCAACAGGCAGCTGTCGTGGCTGTTTTTGAAAATTTGGAGCGAGTGGATATTTTGGTCAACAACGCTGGTATCGCCCACATCGGTAATGCGGAAAACACCCAGGAGGCCGACTTCGACCGTCTTTTTCAGGTGAACGTGAAAGGTGTTTACAATTGCCTCTATGCCGCTTTGCCACTCATGAAAGCGCAAGGCGGCGGTGTCATTTTGAACATGGCCTCCATCGCCTCGTCGGTCGGGCTGGCCGACCGCTTTGCCTACTCCATGACCAAAGGCGCGGTAAAAACCATGACGCTCTCCGTCGCCAAAGATTTTATCCGGCACAACATACGCTGCAACAGCATTTCGCCCGCGCGGGTGCACACGCCCTTCGTGGATGGTTTTTTGTCCAAAAACTACCCGGGCCGCGAGCAAGAAATGTTCGAGAAACTCGCGCACTCGCAGCCCATTGGCCGCATGGCAACGCCTGAAGAAGTCGCCTATCTCGCGCTCTACCTTTGTTCCGACGAGGCGGCCTTCATCACCGGCGTTGACCACCTCATTGACGGAGGCTTCGTTTATCTTGGTAGTGGAAATACTTAA
- a CDS encoding choice-of-anchor L domain-containing protein, which translates to MRVFTPRHFFPFLILLLVFSTPAVLRGQADNTAATVLDGHLQRHVITAYSTNQVLTFENLIVGETFSLIVPEDPALNGCLPEVVATDANTKILEYDAAVRQLKFVVTASTMSFQLNYPCSWEADNPPRHYVSMVCNTCLKKSFAEYMKSLAVLEVSPGGSAEDLIRDVLIGGNCFDVTNVTFQGNGSQIGTFTNGTTNIGFDYGMIMATGNCAVAVGPNNADNASAGFGNATPDADLSQLSGSGSLYDLANIEFDFTPTKTPLTFEYVFGSEEYCEYVGSQFNDAFGFFISGPGITGPFGGAANIAALGPGNYVAINNVNHISNAGLYVNNQPASSGNLCGQQPANGPAVNEVQFDGFTKRLTAVAPVIPCSTYHIKLKIADVGDGIFDSGVFLRAGSFSGSGAASVEWLVNDQPDVTDVYEGCGTVKLVFKRVGGNVNSNYTVSYTISGTATPGADYSPIPAVVVIPAGQTQVVINVNIVNDLIAEGAETIVIRLTNPCSCLEPEVTLTIHDLLPLSAVADTVVICGSGVGTVTVTPTDGVPPYSYSWQGGGNTDTKSQFVAVSTNIRVTVTDNCGKTFVATARINVKAPPVAQLLPPAPQICPGQSALIRVNFVGTGPFTLNYTQSGNLQPPIEGITENPFFLEVNEPGLYQIANVIDSDGCVGNGQGALLVTQSSLTLNGTVTNPTCNNSSNGAIQTSVTGGQGPYTYTWQGPQNLPNLPFQNNLQGGTYLVTVTDGFGCTSQQQFNVVAPPAIDPVVANVQGATCANPTGGSIDLTVTGGSPNYTYNWTGGQTVQDPQNLAPGNYTVTVTDSKGCTKTTTATVPGNFTPPDVVAAAPDPLTCVVTSVSLNGNGSSSGPNFTYNWTASGGGNIVSGGNTLTPVVNQPGTYTLVVTNTANGCTASQSTQVVGDNVLPTANGGPDQTLTCVLTNATLDGSGSSGGANFTYQWTATNGGTIVSGGNTLNPLVSSTGTYTLLVTNTANGCTKTDVVLVNSNTTPPVAVIGAPALLTCTNTTVTLNGSGSTPAGSLGFSWSTANGNIQSGQASANAVVSEPGNYTLVVTNTVNGCTNSTTATVAQDNSVPVAEADVNGLLNCNTTQLTISGAGSSSGSNFTYTWSSTPGGSFVSGQNTLNPVVNAPATYTLLVTNTTNQCTATASVLITQDIAAPAANAGTPATLTCVVTSHTLGDLNAPVGPNLSYVWTTTGGNIVSGGNTPTPTVNQPGTYNLVVTNATNGCSSTASIAIPQNITNPTATVAPGGELNCTSPVVQLNGTGSSTGPNFTYEWTSSTGGGIGAGGNTLNPTVTAAGTYTLTVTNNVNGCTSTASATVTSNANLPTAIATPSGILTCAVPQVTLNANGSSSGPGYSYQWGTINGQIVSGQGTLLLTVGQPGQYTLLVTNTANNCTATFSIQVEADKVAPTASAGTSQTLLCTQPSMTLDGSGSSTGPQFSYQWTALSGGNFTSPTNILNPTVNAPGTYQILVTNTQNGCTSTAQVNILQDADEPIVQIATPNILNCVTGQVTLNGNGSTTGANISYAWTGPGIVSGNTTLNPVVNQPGSYNLVITNSANGCTSDMAVTVNQDITPPPADAGPDKVLNCFNPQLQLGGTANPSGSNYTFSWTGAGILSGGTTGSPVVNQGGTYSLLVTNTTNGCTTTDEVLVTMDFAQPNANAGNTFQLTCVANTYTLDATASTGPEFTYQWTTNTGNFITPTNILNPTVDGAGNYFLLVTNTINGCTATSTVLITQAADVPIAIANNAPQLTCAVTSITLSGAGSSAGPEFSYLWTATGGGNITGGNGTLNPTIDAPGTYVLAVTNTTNNCTASSSVLVTQNINPPVMDAGPSPTLTCTVLSVNLAGTVSSNGNFTYSWSASNGGNITSGANTLAPTVNATGTYSLVVTNTLNGCTSTDATSVSADQEQPNVFIAQPSTLTCAVQQTTLDATASSTGAEFTYQWSTTGGNFVNQTNPLQPVVNQPGNYTLLITDTSNGCTQTYSTEVAQNVQNPTAHAGTDGLLTCAVTSLQLNGTGSSQNGNYFYQWTTTNGQILVGANGLNPTIVAGGTYVLVVVNEDNGCSASDEVLVNVNTTPPVAAIATPSLITCVQPQVTLNGSGSQGGSNISYIWTTLNGNIVGGETTNSATVSASGTYTLTVLNNVTGCTNTATVTVNDNIVLPIAEAGPPFTLTCTVEQVTLQGSGSTGSIYSYTWSTQGGQFVSGNSSLTPVVNQAGVYTLTVANTTTGCTQTDQVQVFLETNMPTDFIFDLKNPSCKDNDGIITFGQVAGGVGPFTYSINNGQSFFAQTDFQKITPGTYDLWIQDANGCEFHKTLNVPKAPDPAVSLAPDFKIALGESLKIEATLPAGYPLALIDTVIWTPIDGLTFDGNSILNLLSPTAQPFKPTQYTVTIISIDGCEASDRTVVRVDNQPHIYIPNVFSPWKEDGDNDVVYIFAKGDQVVQVKTFQIFDRWGAMVFQKQNFLPNDPAYGWNGRYRGKLMTPAVFAYYAEIELIDGRVLLYKGDVTLLR; encoded by the coding sequence ATGCGTGTATTTACACCCCGTCATTTTTTCCCCTTTCTCATCCTGCTTCTGGTGTTTTCGACCCCCGCAGTGTTGCGAGGTCAGGCCGACAATACTGCTGCCACCGTGCTTGACGGGCACTTGCAACGCCATGTCATCACGGCGTATTCGACCAATCAGGTATTGACTTTTGAAAATCTAATTGTGGGCGAGACTTTCTCGCTTATTGTGCCAGAAGACCCCGCACTTAATGGCTGCTTGCCTGAAGTTGTGGCAACAGATGCCAACACGAAAATCCTTGAATACGACGCGGCGGTTCGCCAGTTGAAGTTTGTGGTGACTGCCTCGACCATGTCGTTTCAGCTCAACTATCCCTGCTCTTGGGAGGCTGACAATCCGCCCCGGCATTATGTTTCCATGGTTTGCAACACTTGCCTGAAGAAGAGTTTTGCGGAATACATGAAGTCGCTGGCGGTGCTTGAGGTATCGCCCGGCGGCTCTGCCGAAGACCTCATCAGAGACGTGCTTATCGGTGGCAACTGTTTTGATGTGACCAATGTGACGTTTCAAGGCAATGGCTCTCAAATTGGCACTTTTACAAATGGCACTACCAATATCGGTTTTGACTACGGGATGATTATGGCTACGGGCAACTGTGCCGTCGCGGTTGGCCCCAACAATGCCGACAACGCCAGTGCTGGCTTTGGAAACGCGACACCCGACGCCGACTTGTCGCAACTTTCGGGTAGCGGCAGTTTGTACGACTTAGCCAATATCGAATTTGATTTTACGCCTACCAAAACCCCGCTGACGTTTGAATACGTTTTTGGCTCTGAGGAATACTGCGAATACGTGGGTTCGCAATTCAATGACGCTTTTGGCTTTTTCATTTCGGGGCCGGGCATCACGGGGCCTTTTGGCGGCGCGGCCAATATCGCGGCTTTGGGGCCGGGCAACTATGTCGCTATCAACAACGTGAACCACATTTCCAACGCGGGGCTTTATGTGAACAACCAACCGGCCTCCAGCGGCAACCTTTGCGGGCAACAACCCGCAAACGGCCCCGCAGTCAATGAGGTGCAGTTCGATGGCTTCACGAAAAGACTCACGGCAGTCGCACCGGTGATTCCCTGCTCGACGTATCACATCAAACTGAAAATCGCGGATGTGGGCGACGGCATTTTCGATTCGGGCGTGTTCTTGAGAGCAGGTTCTTTCTCCGGCTCGGGTGCGGCCTCGGTGGAATGGCTTGTGAACGACCAACCAGACGTGACCGACGTGTATGAAGGTTGTGGCACTGTGAAGCTTGTGTTCAAGCGAGTGGGCGGCAACGTCAACTCGAACTATACCGTGTCGTACACCATCAGTGGCACGGCCACTCCCGGTGCCGACTATTCGCCTATCCCGGCGGTGGTCGTGATTCCTGCCGGTCAAACTCAAGTGGTTATCAACGTGAATATCGTGAACGACTTGATTGCGGAAGGTGCCGAGACCATCGTCATCCGCCTCACCAACCCCTGTTCTTGCTTGGAGCCTGAAGTCACGCTCACGATACACGACCTCTTGCCGCTGTCTGCCGTGGCCGACACGGTGGTTATTTGTGGCTCGGGCGTCGGCACGGTCACCGTCACTCCTACAGATGGTGTGCCCCCCTACTCTTATTCATGGCAAGGTGGCGGCAACACAGACACCAAATCCCAATTTGTGGCGGTTTCCACAAACATCCGCGTGACAGTGACAGACAACTGCGGCAAAACATTTGTCGCCACCGCTCGCATCAACGTGAAAGCCCCGCCCGTGGCGCAGCTTCTGCCTCCCGCGCCACAAATATGTCCGGGTCAATCAGCTCTTATCAGGGTCAACTTTGTGGGAACCGGGCCATTCACGCTCAATTATACCCAAAGCGGCAACCTACAGCCACCCATAGAAGGCATCACAGAAAATCCGTTCTTCTTGGAGGTGAACGAACCCGGACTTTACCAAATAGCCAACGTCATAGATTCAGATGGGTGCGTGGGAAATGGACAGGGAGCCTTGTTAGTGACACAATCGTCGCTGACGCTAAATGGTACCGTGACCAACCCCACTTGCAATAATTCCAGTAACGGCGCCATCCAAACCTCTGTGACTGGTGGGCAAGGCCCATACACATACACTTGGCAAGGCCCGCAGAACTTGCCGAATTTGCCTTTCCAAAATAATTTGCAGGGAGGCACCTATTTAGTAACCGTCACCGACGGCTTTGGCTGCACCAGCCAACAACAGTTCAACGTGGTAGCCCCACCAGCCATTGACCCCGTCGTCGCCAATGTGCAAGGAGCCACTTGCGCCAACCCGACGGGGGGCAGCATTGACCTTACGGTTACTGGCGGTTCTCCCAACTACACCTATAATTGGACAGGCGGCCAAACAGTGCAGGACCCGCAAAATCTTGCCCCCGGCAACTATACCGTCACCGTCACAGACTCAAAGGGTTGCACAAAAACCACTACGGCCACCGTGCCGGGCAATTTTACCCCACCAGATGTGGTGGCAGCGGCTCCAGACCCACTTACATGCGTCGTGACCTCCGTCAGCCTTAATGGCAACGGCTCCAGTAGTGGGCCGAATTTCACTTACAACTGGACGGCTTCGGGAGGCGGCAACATCGTCAGCGGCGGCAACACGCTCACCCCGGTGGTCAATCAGCCCGGCACTTACACCTTGGTGGTCACCAACACAGCCAACGGTTGCACGGCATCTCAGTCCACGCAAGTCGTGGGCGACAACGTGCTGCCCACCGCAAATGGGGGGCCTGACCAAACCCTAACCTGTGTGTTGACCAATGCCACCCTCGACGGCAGCGGTTCCAGCGGAGGTGCCAATTTCACCTATCAATGGACGGCTACCAACGGCGGCACTATCGTCAGCGGCGGCAACACCCTCAATCCCTTGGTCTCCTCTACGGGTACCTATACCTTGCTCGTCACCAATACGGCAAATGGATGCACGAAGACGGATGTGGTGCTGGTGAACAGCAACACCACGCCGCCAGTCGCGGTCATTGGAGCTCCTGCCTTGTTGACTTGCACCAACACGACCGTGACGCTCAATGGCAGTGGCTCCACGCCTGCCGGAAGTCTTGGCTTCTCTTGGTCAACCGCCAATGGCAACATCCAATCGGGGCAAGCCTCCGCCAATGCGGTCGTGTCCGAACCCGGCAATTATACCCTTGTCGTGACCAATACCGTAAATGGATGCACTAATAGCACCACCGCGACGGTGGCTCAGGACAATTCCGTGCCAGTAGCCGAGGCAGATGTCAACGGCCTGCTGAATTGTAACACGACACAGCTAACCATCAGCGGCGCTGGCAGCAGCAGCGGTTCAAATTTCACCTACACTTGGTCTTCCACACCCGGCGGCTCGTTTGTATCAGGGCAAAACACTTTGAATCCTGTCGTCAACGCTCCAGCCACCTATACTTTGCTGGTGACCAACACCACCAACCAATGCACAGCAACGGCATCGGTCTTAATCACACAAGACATCGCGGCTCCCGCGGCCAACGCGGGAACGCCTGCCACGCTGACCTGCGTGGTCACCTCACACACGTTGGGCGATCTGAACGCACCTGTTGGGCCCAATTTGAGCTATGTGTGGACTACGACAGGCGGCAATATCGTCAGCGGCGGCAACACGCCCACACCCACAGTGAACCAACCCGGCACCTACAACTTGGTCGTCACGAACGCCACCAACGGATGTTCAAGCACTGCCTCCATTGCGATTCCGCAAAACATCACCAACCCGACAGCCACCGTGGCACCGGGAGGCGAATTGAATTGCACCTCACCTGTGGTACAACTCAACGGCACAGGCAGTAGCACGGGGCCAAACTTTACTTATGAATGGACCTCTTCCACCGGAGGTGGCATCGGCGCGGGCGGCAACACCTTGAATCCGACCGTGACCGCAGCTGGCACCTATACACTTACCGTCACCAACAATGTCAATGGTTGTACCTCCACAGCATCCGCGACGGTGACCAGCAATGCCAACCTGCCAACCGCCATCGCCACGCCTTCGGGCATACTGACTTGTGCGGTGCCGCAGGTTACGCTCAATGCCAACGGCTCTTCGTCGGGACCCGGCTACTCTTATCAGTGGGGCACCATCAACGGGCAAATCGTCAGCGGTCAAGGCACCTTGCTCCTCACCGTTGGCCAGCCCGGTCAGTACACTTTGTTGGTGACAAATACTGCCAACAACTGCACCGCTACCTTCTCCATTCAAGTGGAGGCCGACAAAGTAGCCCCCACAGCCAGCGCAGGCACGAGCCAAACGCTGCTTTGTACCCAACCTTCCATGACACTGGATGGCAGTGGCTCCAGCACTGGCCCACAATTCAGCTATCAGTGGACGGCTTTGTCGGGCGGCAATTTCACCAGCCCCACCAACATTCTGAACCCAACAGTGAACGCTCCCGGCACCTATCAGATATTGGTCACCAATACACAAAACGGCTGCACATCCACCGCCCAAGTCAATATCTTGCAAGATGCCGATGAACCCATCGTGCAAATCGCCACGCCGAACATCCTGAACTGCGTGACCGGGCAAGTCACGCTGAATGGCAACGGCTCCACCACCGGCGCAAACATTTCGTACGCATGGACGGGGCCGGGCATCGTGTCTGGCAACACTACCCTCAACCCCGTGGTCAACCAGCCGGGCAGCTACAACTTGGTCATTACCAACTCTGCCAATGGCTGCACCTCCGACATGGCTGTCACCGTCAATCAGGACATCACCCCCCCGCCCGCCGATGCAGGGCCTGACAAAGTGCTCAACTGTTTCAACCCACAACTGCAACTTGGCGGCACGGCCAACCCATCTGGCTCTAATTACACATTCTCTTGGACGGGTGCCGGCATCCTGTCGGGTGGCACCACCGGAAGCCCGGTCGTTAATCAAGGCGGCACATACAGCCTTCTCGTCACCAACACGACCAACGGCTGCACGACCACTGATGAAGTACTTGTCACCATGGATTTTGCACAGCCCAATGCCAACGCAGGCAACACCTTCCAACTGACGTGTGTGGCAAATACCTACACACTGGATGCCACTGCCAGCACAGGGCCAGAATTCACCTATCAATGGACAACCAACACCGGTAATTTCATCACGCCGACCAACATTCTCAACCCTACGGTAGATGGCGCGGGCAACTATTTCCTGTTGGTGACCAATACCATCAATGGCTGTACCGCCACCTCGACCGTGCTCATCACACAAGCCGCTGACGTGCCTATCGCCATTGCCAACAACGCGCCCCAACTCACTTGCGCCGTCACCAGCATCACGCTGAGTGGGGCGGGCAGCAGCGCAGGGCCAGAGTTTTCTTATCTCTGGACCGCCACAGGTGGAGGCAACATCACAGGTGGCAACGGCACGCTCAATCCCACCATTGACGCGCCGGGCACCTATGTGTTGGCCGTGACGAACACCACCAACAATTGCACAGCAAGCTCCAGCGTGCTTGTTACCCAAAATATCAACCCACCAGTAATGGATGCTGGGCCGTCGCCCACGCTGACTTGCACCGTGTTGTCAGTCAATCTTGCAGGCACGGTGAGTTCCAACGGCAACTTCACTTACAGCTGGTCTGCCTCGAATGGCGGCAATATCACGAGCGGAGCAAATACCCTTGCGCCGACCGTGAACGCCACCGGCACCTACTCGCTCGTCGTGACCAACACCCTCAATGGCTGCACCAGCACCGATGCTACCAGCGTGTCTGCCGACCAAGAGCAGCCCAATGTGTTCATTGCACAGCCCAGCACCCTGACTTGTGCGGTGCAGCAAACTACCTTGGATGCCACTGCCTCCAGCACGGGCGCTGAATTCACATATCAATGGAGCACGACAGGTGGCAACTTTGTCAACCAAACCAACCCGCTCCAGCCAGTGGTGAACCAGCCCGGCAATTACACCCTGCTGATTACCGACACTTCCAACGGCTGTACCCAAACCTACTCGACCGAGGTGGCGCAAAATGTGCAAAACCCAACCGCCCATGCAGGTACGGATGGCTTGTTGACCTGCGCCGTCACATCATTGCAACTCAACGGCACAGGCTCCAGCCAAAACGGAAATTATTTCTATCAATGGACCACCACCAACGGGCAAATTCTCGTCGGCGCAAATGGCCTTAACCCGACCATTGTGGCAGGTGGCACCTACGTCCTTGTCGTTGTGAATGAGGACAACGGTTGCTCCGCTTCCGATGAAGTGCTCGTCAACGTGAACACCACGCCACCCGTGGCAGCCATCGCCACGCCATCGCTCATCACTTGTGTGCAACCACAAGTCACCCTCAATGGCAGTGGCTCGCAGGGCGGCTCCAACATCAGCTATATCTGGACCACCCTCAACGGCAACATCGTAGGCGGAGAAACAACAAATTCGGCCACCGTGAGTGCCTCCGGTACCTATACACTGACTGTTTTGAACAATGTGACGGGCTGTACCAATACTGCCACCGTGACGGTGAACGACAACATCGTGCTGCCCATAGCGGAAGCAGGGCCACCATTCACCCTGACTTGCACAGTGGAGCAAGTGACCTTGCAAGGCTCAGGCTCGACAGGCTCCATTTATTCCTACACTTGGAGCACACAAGGGGGGCAATTCGTCTCCGGCAACAGTAGCCTGACACCAGTGGTCAACCAAGCAGGCGTTTATACCCTTACCGTTGCCAACACAACGACTGGCTGTACGCAAACCGACCAAGTACAAGTGTTTTTGGAAACCAATATGCCGACGGATTTCATTTTCGACTTGAAAAATCCGAGCTGCAAGGATAATGACGGCATCATCACCTTCGGACAGGTGGCAGGCGGCGTTGGCCCCTTCACCTACTCCATCAACAACGGCCAGTCCTTCTTCGCGCAAACCGATTTCCAAAAAATCACGCCGGGCACCTACGACCTTTGGATACAGGATGCCAATGGCTGCGAATTTCACAAGACGCTCAACGTGCCAAAAGCACCCGACCCAGCCGTCTCGCTCGCGCCCGATTTCAAAATCGCGCTGGGAGAGTCGCTGAAAATCGAAGCCACCTTGCCAGCTGGCTATCCACTTGCACTCATTGACACCGTTATCTGGACACCCATAGACGGCTTGACGTTCGACGGCAACAGCATTCTGAACCTGTTAAGCCCAACCGCACAACCCTTCAAGCCCACCCAATACACCGTCACCATCATCAGCATTGACGGTTGCGAAGCCAGCGACCGCACGGTCGTTCGGGTGGACAATCAGCCGCACATCTACATTCCAAACGTGTTTTCACCGTGGAAAGAAGATGGCGACAACGACGTGGTTTACATTTTTGCAAAAGGCGACCAAGTGGTGCAGGTCAAGACCTTCCAAATATTCGACCGTTGGGGGGCCATGGTGTTCCAAAAGCAAAACTTCTTGCCCAACGACCCAGCCTATGGGTGGAATGGTCGTTATCGCGGCAAGCTGATGACACCCGCCGTGTTTGCCTACTATGCCGAAATCGAATTGATTGATGGCCGCGTATTGCTCTACAAAGGCGATGTCACTTTGTTGAGGTAG